From the Arthrobacter sp. PM3 genome, one window contains:
- a CDS encoding DUF6707 family protein, whose protein sequence is MTHPPASRTYNEQQAGSLRAGNHLLLPDGNRAAEVHQVDVETDDFGTPAVVLATLTGGGVLRIAAGSTVRTTADGDEAGAPADAGDAAEPSGVAAAPAAVVPPLPPAPPAVSGPSAADLALIPSPDGTPESVVEAAAAAHPGAAGVLLLSERLAKGINTKSGSCLKDLSDLAHELFVLLKDADNALAVADLLNVLPFDGNPGRWAAVEASLALSSYICRQQGQEERAAVYEKFLRSPEAMETDPFKARINAKVRQRSLNEPNLYDKEIFRSIDNANTDAEREWRLLRLEALLFLRAHGGSETIGEAELERRIGNELDSVRA, encoded by the coding sequence ATGACCCACCCCCCAGCCTCCCGGACCTACAACGAGCAGCAGGCTGGATCTCTGCGGGCCGGTAACCATCTGCTCCTTCCGGACGGAAACCGCGCCGCCGAAGTCCACCAGGTGGACGTCGAAACCGACGACTTCGGCACCCCTGCCGTGGTCCTGGCGACCCTCACCGGGGGCGGCGTTCTCCGGATCGCGGCGGGCTCCACGGTCCGGACCACCGCAGATGGCGATGAGGCCGGTGCCCCTGCGGATGCCGGGGACGCAGCTGAACCAAGCGGCGTGGCCGCGGCCCCTGCCGCCGTCGTTCCTCCCCTGCCGCCCGCGCCGCCGGCGGTGAGCGGGCCCAGCGCAGCGGACCTGGCCCTCATCCCCTCCCCCGACGGCACCCCGGAATCCGTGGTGGAGGCGGCCGCCGCCGCCCACCCCGGGGCCGCCGGCGTGCTCCTGCTCAGCGAACGGCTGGCCAAGGGAATCAACACCAAGTCGGGCAGCTGCCTGAAGGACCTCAGCGACCTCGCCCATGAGCTCTTCGTGCTCCTCAAGGACGCCGATAATGCCCTGGCGGTCGCGGACCTGCTCAACGTCCTTCCCTTCGACGGCAACCCGGGCCGCTGGGCCGCCGTGGAGGCGTCGCTGGCGCTCTCGAGCTACATTTGCCGGCAACAGGGCCAGGAAGAACGCGCCGCGGTCTACGAGAAATTCCTCCGCTCGCCGGAGGCCATGGAAACGGACCCGTTCAAGGCCAGGATCAATGCCAAAGTGCGCCAGCGCTCGCTCAACGAGCCCAACCTGTACGACAAGGAAATCTTCCGCTCAATCGACAACGCGAACACGGACGCGGAACGCGAGTGGCGGCTGCTGCGGCTCGAGGCGCTGCTGTTCCTGCGCGCGCACGGCGGCTCGGAAACCATCGGCGAGGCCGAGCTCGAGCGCCGGATCGGCAACGAACTGGACTCCGTCCGGGCCTAA
- a CDS encoding NUDIX hydrolase family protein: MNVRTPDPNPGWLSDDDLFEARGRLPMVYVEAVPVRLDPLGFVNEVGTLLQADADGTMVRSLVSGRVLYRETIRAALLRHMEKDLGPLAFPQLPVSPVPFTVAEYFPSPSHTGFTDDRQHAVALAYIIPVTGECSPRQDALELTWMTPQEVMSAEVQLEFSGGRGALIRQALAFAGVGH, from the coding sequence ATGAATGTGCGCACCCCTGACCCGAACCCCGGCTGGCTTTCCGACGACGACTTGTTCGAAGCGCGCGGCCGACTGCCGATGGTCTACGTCGAGGCCGTTCCGGTCCGGCTGGATCCCCTCGGGTTCGTGAACGAGGTCGGCACCCTTCTGCAGGCCGACGCCGACGGCACCATGGTCCGGTCCCTGGTTTCCGGCCGGGTGCTCTACCGCGAGACCATCCGCGCGGCACTGCTCCGCCATATGGAGAAGGACCTGGGCCCGCTGGCCTTCCCGCAGTTGCCCGTCAGCCCGGTGCCGTTCACCGTGGCCGAGTACTTCCCGTCGCCGTCCCACACCGGCTTCACCGACGACCGCCAGCACGCCGTTGCCCTGGCCTACATCATTCCCGTCACCGGCGAATGCTCCCCGCGGCAGGACGCCCTGGAACTGACCTGGATGACCCCGCAGGAGGTCATGAGCGCGGAGGTGCAGCTGGAATTCAGCGGCGGCCGAGGCGCCCTGATCCGGCAGGCGCTGGCCTTCGCGGGCGTCGGCCACTAG
- a CDS encoding VOC family protein, translating to MLRVRPIHYTSRIDQWARLLTALGMVRTVDDGGWQEFDAGSGRLALHRPVAAGEGAAGEGGSHSAPDGKTDFGVEVGDLAEFARRTNAAGVEAGTAPAELVQARHGETCRITGGDGFGFYADKAAPGAPSADADPDLTVVEVWFTPDADTAAQTLRHMGARLRPAPDDDETADFTAKNGGVLMVRPASGAPRAGLGFEYTGDLSALRDRLAAAGHTVSITDEAFGRTLHVANPDAADLPGNPNGATLWISAKPAGA from the coding sequence ATGCTGCGCGTCCGCCCGATCCACTACACCTCCCGAATCGACCAGTGGGCGCGGCTGCTGACCGCCCTGGGCATGGTGCGGACAGTCGACGACGGCGGCTGGCAGGAGTTCGACGCCGGCTCCGGCCGGCTCGCGTTGCACCGCCCCGTCGCCGCGGGCGAGGGCGCCGCCGGCGAGGGAGGGAGCCACAGCGCGCCGGACGGGAAGACGGATTTCGGCGTCGAGGTCGGCGACCTGGCCGAATTCGCCCGCCGCACCAACGCCGCCGGCGTGGAGGCCGGGACCGCCCCGGCGGAACTGGTCCAGGCCCGGCACGGCGAGACGTGCCGGATCACGGGCGGGGACGGGTTCGGTTTCTACGCGGACAAGGCCGCCCCCGGCGCGCCGAGCGCGGACGCCGACCCGGACCTCACCGTCGTCGAAGTCTGGTTCACCCCGGATGCGGACACGGCAGCGCAAACCCTGCGGCACATGGGGGCCCGGCTGCGCCCGGCCCCGGACGACGACGAGACCGCTGACTTCACCGCGAAGAACGGCGGGGTGCTGATGGTGCGGCCCGCCAGCGGCGCACCCCGGGCCGGCCTGGGCTTCGAATACACCGGCGACCTCTCCGCCCTGCGGGACCGGCTCGCGGCCGCGGGCCACACGGTCAGTATCACCGACGAAGCGTTCGGACGGACCCTGCACGTGGCCAACCCCGATGCCGCCGACCTGCCCGGGAACCCCAATGGGGCAACGCTCTGGATTTCGGCGAAACCGGCGGGCGCCTGA
- a CDS encoding YdeI family protein: MAVELEELLVKDAAEWRAWLEEHHADSPGVWLVLHKKGGSVTELDYEAALQEALCFGWIDGQGRRRDGESSFQRMTRRGPKSVWSARNVERVERLESAGRMAPAGRAAVASAKADGRWEAAYSGAATAEVPEDLAAAIAAHPRAQAMFEVLTSVNRFALIYRTNGVKQAATREKKIAGFVEMLARYETPYPQARRPREP, encoded by the coding sequence ATGGCCGTTGAACTTGAGGAACTGCTGGTCAAGGATGCCGCCGAGTGGCGTGCCTGGCTGGAGGAGCACCACGCGGACAGCCCCGGGGTGTGGCTCGTGCTGCACAAGAAGGGCGGCTCCGTGACGGAGCTGGACTACGAGGCCGCGCTGCAGGAGGCGCTGTGCTTCGGCTGGATCGACGGACAGGGCCGGCGGCGGGACGGGGAAAGCTCGTTCCAGCGGATGACCCGGCGGGGACCGAAGAGCGTGTGGTCCGCGCGGAACGTGGAACGGGTTGAACGCCTGGAATCCGCGGGACGGATGGCACCGGCCGGGCGGGCCGCCGTCGCCAGTGCCAAGGCGGACGGGCGCTGGGAAGCCGCCTATTCGGGAGCCGCCACGGCGGAGGTCCCGGAGGACCTCGCGGCGGCGATTGCGGCCCATCCACGGGCGCAGGCGATGTTCGAGGTCCTGACGTCCGTGAACCGGTTTGCCCTGATCTACCGCACCAACGGGGTCAAGCAGGCCGCCACCCGGGAGAAGAAGATCGCCGGGTTCGTGGAGATGCTCGCAAGGTATGAGACGCCGTACCCGCAGGCCAGGCGGCCCCGGGAACCGTAG
- a CDS encoding phosphatase PAP2 family protein, which produces MLLAQRAPQPSARLPLPSQRRLFFVAAGLLIAGETIFWTVLAAVQSNSGVAALDGPVHDGLVASRTPPATAFLTAVTTVTAPLWMTVIGCAVALAWAVPKRELWRPALLVGAMAATFAVSTLIKHDVGRGRPAAGGFMLGPDDALSFPSGHTFGAGVFLCVLGYFFAAARGTGTGKRTTSVLAFAAAAAGTLVVAWSRLYLGYHWLTDVLASMGLALAVTGVVILADGLRNARAVRPEAPAPAAAGPSEPDAHRLGDHHGRG; this is translated from the coding sequence ATGCTCCTGGCCCAGCGTGCTCCGCAACCCTCCGCCCGCCTGCCGTTGCCGTCCCAGCGGCGGCTCTTCTTCGTGGCCGCGGGCCTGCTGATTGCCGGGGAGACGATCTTCTGGACCGTGCTCGCCGCGGTGCAGTCCAACAGCGGCGTGGCCGCCCTGGACGGCCCCGTGCACGACGGGCTCGTCGCGTCGCGGACCCCGCCCGCCACTGCCTTCCTGACGGCCGTGACCACGGTGACGGCGCCGCTGTGGATGACCGTGATCGGCTGCGCGGTGGCGCTGGCCTGGGCGGTCCCGAAACGGGAACTCTGGCGTCCCGCCCTGCTGGTCGGCGCCATGGCAGCCACCTTTGCCGTGTCCACCCTGATCAAGCATGATGTGGGCCGCGGCCGGCCCGCCGCCGGCGGTTTCATGCTGGGCCCCGACGACGCCCTGTCATTTCCCTCCGGCCACACCTTCGGCGCTGGCGTGTTCCTGTGCGTTCTGGGCTACTTCTTCGCGGCGGCCCGCGGCACGGGGACGGGCAAACGGACGACGTCGGTGCTCGCCTTCGCGGCAGCGGCGGCGGGGACGCTGGTGGTCGCCTGGAGCCGGCTGTACCTGGGGTATCACTGGCTGACGGACGTCCTCGCGTCGATGGGCCTCGCGCTCGCCGTCACCGGGGTCGTGATCCTGGCCGACGGGCTGCGCAACGCCAGAGCGGTGCGGCCGGAAGCGCCGGCCCCGGCGGCCGCGGGCCCGTCAGAGCCCGACGCCCATCGCCTGGGCGATCACCACGGCCGAGGCTGA
- a CDS encoding glycogen debranching N-terminal domain-containing protein — MTVQPGLHRQHCSVAAPTQLWLDPDGRLAGPTRSPGTGHAAEPAGFTGLLHGDTRFLCRALVRVNGLEPEPATVETEPGGVVRVRGLVRGIPGPTEDPAVELLQTWTVTPGLVRHTLQLRTSLDSLDAEIDVELAADFTDMAQIRLSRFRDTSGPAAADQSSLRWQEGSKALAVAAPGAVTPGGRLAWRGSLGRGRPFEAEWQAVLTDDDDAVVAARPLASRPPRTGPAGALGLLLDNSIDEVAGLRLATRQLPHAPFIAAGAPWYFTLFGRDSLWAARLLLPLEAGPGTGLAAGTLRALAAFQGTRTDPAAAEEPGKILHELRSKELVLESQGLRLPPVYYGAVDSTPLWLCLLGELWRGGRDDAAVRSLLPNAARAADWLLAAGGASSEGADAAASRSGNGGFLSYRDATGHGLSNQGWKDSRDAMQFRDGRQAEGPIALSEVQGYAYQAALETAELFDAYGEHGGQALRDFAAALRTRFREHFWVEDHSGPFPAMALDGHGVPLDVPGSNMGHLLGTGILDPAEARIVADRLVSPELFSGYGVHTISRDAAGFWPFSYHCGSVWSHDTAIAIRGLLADGFIAEARTLADGLLAAAASFGHRLPEVFAGVRAEDSAVAVPYPASCHPQAWSSASAVVIAQAMGVGL, encoded by the coding sequence ATGACTGTTCAGCCCGGCCTGCACCGCCAGCACTGCTCCGTTGCCGCCCCCACCCAGCTGTGGCTCGATCCGGACGGCCGCCTCGCCGGCCCGACGCGGTCTCCCGGCACCGGTCACGCCGCGGAACCGGCCGGGTTCACCGGGCTCCTCCACGGCGATACCCGCTTCCTGTGCCGGGCGCTCGTGCGCGTCAACGGCCTGGAACCCGAACCGGCCACGGTGGAGACCGAGCCCGGCGGCGTCGTGCGCGTCCGGGGCCTGGTCCGCGGCATCCCCGGCCCCACGGAGGATCCCGCCGTCGAACTCCTGCAGACGTGGACGGTAACTCCCGGGCTGGTGCGGCACACCCTGCAGCTGCGCACGTCGCTGGATTCCCTCGACGCCGAAATCGACGTCGAACTGGCCGCAGATTTCACCGACATGGCCCAGATCCGGCTCAGCCGCTTCCGCGACACGTCCGGGCCGGCCGCGGCCGACCAGTCCTCGCTGCGCTGGCAGGAGGGCAGTAAAGCCCTGGCCGTCGCGGCCCCCGGCGCCGTGACCCCCGGCGGGCGGCTCGCCTGGCGCGGCAGCCTGGGCCGGGGCCGGCCGTTCGAGGCCGAATGGCAGGCCGTCCTCACCGATGATGACGACGCCGTAGTGGCGGCCCGCCCGCTCGCCTCCCGGCCGCCGCGGACCGGACCAGCCGGGGCCCTGGGCCTGCTGCTGGACAACTCCATCGATGAAGTGGCCGGGCTCCGGCTGGCCACCCGCCAGCTTCCGCATGCCCCCTTCATCGCCGCCGGGGCGCCCTGGTACTTTACCCTGTTCGGGCGGGACTCCCTGTGGGCGGCACGGCTGCTCCTGCCCCTGGAGGCGGGACCGGGCACCGGGCTGGCCGCGGGCACGCTACGGGCGCTGGCGGCCTTCCAGGGCACCCGGACTGACCCCGCGGCCGCCGAGGAACCTGGCAAGATCCTGCACGAACTGCGGTCCAAGGAACTCGTGCTGGAAAGCCAGGGCCTGCGGCTGCCCCCGGTCTACTACGGGGCCGTGGACTCCACCCCGCTGTGGCTGTGCCTGCTCGGGGAACTCTGGCGGGGCGGCCGGGACGACGCCGCGGTCCGGTCGCTGCTGCCGAACGCGGCGCGCGCCGCGGACTGGCTGCTCGCCGCCGGCGGAGCGTCCAGCGAGGGGGCTGACGCGGCCGCCAGTAGGTCGGGCAACGGCGGGTTCCTCAGCTACCGGGACGCCACGGGTCACGGCCTGAGCAACCAGGGCTGGAAGGACTCCCGGGACGCCATGCAGTTCCGTGACGGCCGGCAGGCCGAGGGGCCGATCGCCCTGTCAGAGGTGCAGGGCTACGCGTACCAGGCGGCCCTGGAAACGGCGGAACTGTTCGACGCCTACGGGGAACACGGCGGCCAGGCGCTGCGGGACTTCGCCGCCGCCCTGCGGACGCGGTTCCGCGAACATTTCTGGGTTGAGGACCACTCCGGACCGTTCCCGGCCATGGCCCTGGACGGGCACGGGGTCCCGCTCGATGTCCCCGGTTCAAACATGGGGCACCTGCTGGGCACGGGCATCCTGGACCCGGCCGAGGCCCGGATCGTGGCGGACCGGCTGGTGAGCCCGGAGCTGTTCTCCGGCTACGGGGTGCACACGATTTCCCGGGACGCGGCCGGATTCTGGCCCTTCAGCTACCACTGCGGCTCGGTCTGGAGCCACGACACCGCCATCGCGATCCGCGGCCTGCTGGCCGACGGATTCATCGCCGAGGCACGGACCCTTGCCGATGGCCTGCTCGCGGCGGCAGCCTCTTTCGGGCACCGGCTGCCGGAGGTGTTCGCCGGGGTCCGGGCCGAGGACTCGGCGGTCGCGGTCCCCTATCCGGCCTCATGCCACCCGCAGGCGTGGTCCTCAGCCTCGGCCGTGGTGATCGCCCAGGCGATGGGCGTCGGGCTCTGA
- a CDS encoding ABC transporter ATP-binding protein has translation MTDFSPPREAPSRLPEPRVAASVAPSTNSHLEIDAVTKNFGSQAVLKGVNLSVAKGGTTAIVGPSGSGKTTLLRLIAGFEHPDTGSISLNGRKVAGENAWVPAHKRHVGYVAQDGALFPHLTVGQNISFGLDAGKLPGGHRGVKARVGELLEMVSLDAAMAKRRPHQLSGGQQQRVALARALAREPELMLLDEPFSALDAGLRVATRRAVGQVLKDAGVTTILVTHDQAEALSFADQVAVMRGGRLAQIGNPFVVYTRPADRATAEFLGDAVILDAWMEGSLATCSLGGIPVRRPPAQGRVQLMLRPEQIRISEDGPIRGTVVDTDYFGPETTVRLQLPVPPVLAAGAVRDHRYPGGGEIITIRHWNASIARPGTELRLRVVGEAVAFPVDEEPAP, from the coding sequence GTGACCGATTTTTCCCCTCCCCGCGAGGCCCCCTCCCGCCTGCCCGAGCCGCGGGTCGCGGCGTCCGTGGCACCCAGCACCAACAGCCACCTGGAGATCGACGCCGTCACCAAGAACTTCGGGTCCCAGGCCGTGCTCAAGGGCGTCAACCTCTCGGTGGCCAAGGGCGGGACGACGGCGATCGTGGGGCCCTCCGGGTCCGGCAAGACCACGCTCCTGCGGCTGATCGCCGGGTTCGAACACCCGGACACCGGCAGCATCTCGCTCAACGGCCGCAAGGTGGCCGGCGAGAACGCCTGGGTCCCGGCCCACAAACGGCACGTCGGCTACGTCGCCCAGGACGGCGCCTTGTTCCCCCACCTGACCGTCGGGCAGAACATCTCCTTCGGCCTGGACGCCGGCAAGCTCCCGGGCGGGCACCGCGGCGTCAAGGCGCGGGTGGGCGAACTGCTGGAAATGGTTTCGCTGGACGCGGCCATGGCCAAGCGCCGCCCGCATCAGCTCTCCGGCGGCCAGCAGCAGCGTGTCGCGCTGGCCCGGGCGCTGGCCCGCGAACCCGAACTCATGCTGCTCGATGAGCCGTTCTCCGCCCTGGACGCCGGCCTGCGGGTCGCCACCCGCCGTGCCGTGGGCCAGGTCCTCAAGGACGCCGGCGTCACCACGATCCTCGTCACGCACGACCAGGCGGAGGCCTTGTCCTTCGCCGACCAGGTGGCCGTGATGCGCGGCGGCCGGCTGGCCCAGATCGGCAACCCGTTCGTGGTGTACACGCGCCCGGCGGACCGCGCCACCGCCGAGTTCCTCGGCGACGCCGTCATCCTGGACGCCTGGATGGAAGGCTCCCTGGCCACGTGCTCGCTCGGCGGGATTCCCGTGCGCCGGCCGCCGGCCCAGGGCAGGGTCCAGCTGATGTTGCGGCCCGAGCAGATCCGCATTTCCGAGGACGGCCCCATCCGCGGAACCGTGGTGGACACCGACTACTTCGGCCCCGAGACCACCGTCCGGCTCCAGCTCCCGGTTCCGCCGGTGCTCGCGGCCGGAGCCGTCCGGGACCACCGCTACCCCGGCGGCGGCGAAATCATCACCATCCGGCACTGGAACGCGTCCATCGCCCGCCCCGGCACGGAACTGCGGCTGCGCGTGGTGGGCGAGGCCGTCGCGTTCCCGGTGGACGAGGAACCGGCCCCCTAG
- a CDS encoding iron ABC transporter permease: MSSKLAVPGPSGGTTADTTTAGRGKRPRPPFGVSVVSIIAVLIALFSLVPLIYVIAMTAATGWDTAVALIVRPRVGELLLNTVLLTVVTVPLCLVLGVGGAWLVERTTLKGRKIWAVLLAAPLAIPAFVNSYAWVSAVPSLGGLWSGVLIATLSYFPLVYIPAAATLSRLDPAIEQSAASLGLGAWRAFFRVVLPQLRIAMTGGGLLVALHLLAEYGAFAMIRFDTFTTAIMVQYQSTFNGTAGNMLASVLVFLCLILLLVEVRSRGSARYARIGSGAQARALRLPLRGYQFPAQLSLLALTGLAFGLPLTFVLRWIIAGGPEIWSAEEFMPALLQTLVYGLAGALVTTIVAFPMAYLAVRRPGWFSKSLELSNYITSSMPGIVVGLAFVTVSIRLLPNMYQTSALLIAAYVLLFLPRALVNIRSGLSQAPKELDEAAQALGKPPLAAFLRVTLRLTAPAAAGGAALVFLGIVNELTATLLLSPNGTRTLATEFWSKSSEIDYAGAAPYALLMIVISAPMTYLLFQQSKKVAGQ; this comes from the coding sequence GTGTCTAGCAAGCTGGCTGTCCCTGGTCCCTCCGGCGGGACCACGGCTGACACGACGACGGCGGGCAGGGGCAAGCGCCCCCGCCCGCCTTTCGGCGTCTCTGTCGTCTCCATCATCGCGGTCCTGATCGCACTGTTCTCCCTGGTGCCGCTGATCTACGTGATCGCCATGACGGCCGCCACCGGGTGGGACACCGCCGTGGCCCTGATCGTCCGTCCCCGGGTGGGCGAACTGCTGCTCAACACGGTGCTGCTGACCGTGGTGACGGTGCCGCTGTGCCTGGTCCTCGGCGTCGGCGGCGCCTGGCTCGTGGAACGCACCACCCTGAAGGGCCGGAAAATCTGGGCCGTCCTGCTCGCCGCCCCGCTGGCGATCCCCGCGTTCGTCAACAGCTACGCCTGGGTCTCCGCGGTGCCGTCCCTCGGCGGGCTCTGGTCCGGCGTCCTGATCGCCACCCTGTCCTACTTCCCGCTCGTCTACATCCCGGCCGCCGCGACCCTCAGCCGGCTGGACCCGGCAATCGAACAGTCCGCCGCGTCCCTGGGCCTGGGCGCCTGGCGTGCCTTCTTCCGCGTGGTGCTGCCGCAGCTGCGCATCGCGATGACCGGCGGCGGCCTGCTGGTCGCCCTGCACCTGCTGGCCGAATACGGCGCCTTCGCGATGATCCGCTTCGACACCTTCACTACGGCGATCATGGTGCAGTACCAGTCCACGTTCAACGGGACCGCGGGGAACATGCTCGCCAGTGTCCTGGTGTTCCTGTGCCTGATCCTGCTGCTCGTGGAGGTCCGCAGCCGCGGCAGCGCCCGGTACGCCCGGATCGGCTCCGGCGCCCAGGCCCGGGCCCTGCGTCTGCCGCTGCGCGGCTACCAGTTCCCCGCCCAGCTGTCCCTGCTCGCCCTCACCGGCCTGGCCTTCGGCCTGCCCCTGACGTTCGTGCTGCGCTGGATCATCGCCGGCGGACCGGAGATCTGGTCCGCCGAGGAGTTCATGCCCGCCCTGCTGCAGACCCTCGTCTACGGCCTCGCGGGGGCCCTCGTCACCACGATTGTCGCGTTCCCCATGGCGTACCTGGCCGTGCGCCGGCCCGGCTGGTTCAGCAAGTCCCTGGAACTGTCCAACTACATCACCAGCTCCATGCCGGGGATCGTGGTGGGCCTGGCGTTCGTGACCGTGAGCATCCGCCTGTTGCCGAACATGTACCAGACCTCGGCGCTCCTGATTGCGGCCTACGTGCTGCTGTTCCTGCCGCGGGCCCTGGTGAACATCCGCTCCGGGCTGTCCCAGGCACCGAAAGAACTCGACGAGGCCGCGCAGGCGCTCGGCAAGCCGCCGCTGGCGGCATTCCTCCGCGTCACGCTGCGGCTGACCGCCCCGGCCGCGGCCGGCGGCGCGGCCCTGGTGTTCCTGGGGATCGTCAACGAGCTCACGGCGACGCTGCTGCTCTCCCCCAACGGCACCCGCACGCTCGCCACCGAGTTCTGGAGCAAGAGCAGCGAGATCGACTACGCCGGCGCGGCACCGTATGCGCTGCTGATGATCGTGATCTCGGCGCCCATGACCTACCTCCTTTTCCAGCAGTCCAAGAAAGTGGCCGGACAGTGA
- a CDS encoding iron ABC transporter substrate-binding protein encodes MKIRTNALAGIALAATAALGLAACGSGSSSPAGSSAASGSSAGEITVYNAQHESLTKEWVDAFTAETGIKVTMRQGDDTEMSNQIVQEGQASPADVFLTENSPAMAQVENAGLFADVDKATVDQVPAEFRPSTNKWTGIAARSTVLVYDKNKISADKLPKSMLDLANPEWKGRWAASPSGADFQAIVSALLELKGEAATQEWLKGMKENYKAYKGNSTAMKAVNAGEVDAALIYHYYYYGDQAKTGENSKNVTPFYFKNQDPGAFVSISGGGVLKSSKNAEAAQAFLKFITGKKGQEVLQKGTSFEYAVGSDVPSNDKLVPLKDLQAPTVDPAKLNSAKVTELMTQAGLL; translated from the coding sequence ATGAAGATCCGCACCAACGCACTGGCGGGCATCGCCCTGGCCGCCACTGCCGCCCTGGGCCTGGCCGCCTGCGGCTCCGGTTCCTCCTCCCCGGCCGGCAGCAGCGCCGCCAGCGGCTCCTCCGCCGGCGAGATCACGGTCTATAACGCCCAGCACGAATCCCTGACCAAGGAATGGGTGGACGCCTTCACGGCGGAGACCGGCATCAAGGTCACCATGCGCCAGGGCGATGACACCGAGATGTCCAACCAGATCGTCCAGGAAGGCCAGGCCTCCCCGGCGGATGTCTTCCTCACCGAGAACTCGCCCGCGATGGCCCAGGTGGAGAACGCCGGCCTCTTCGCGGACGTGGACAAGGCCACCGTGGACCAGGTCCCGGCCGAATTCCGCCCCTCCACCAACAAGTGGACGGGCATCGCGGCCCGCTCCACCGTCCTGGTCTATGACAAGAACAAGATCAGCGCGGACAAGCTGCCCAAGTCCATGCTGGACCTGGCCAACCCCGAGTGGAAGGGCCGCTGGGCTGCCTCGCCGTCGGGCGCCGACTTCCAGGCGATCGTCTCGGCCCTGCTGGAACTCAAGGGCGAAGCCGCCACCCAGGAATGGCTCAAGGGCATGAAAGAAAACTACAAGGCCTACAAGGGCAACAGCACGGCCATGAAGGCCGTCAACGCCGGCGAGGTGGACGCCGCCCTGATCTACCACTATTACTACTACGGCGACCAGGCCAAGACCGGCGAGAACTCCAAGAATGTCACGCCGTTCTACTTCAAGAACCAGGACCCGGGCGCGTTCGTGTCCATCTCCGGCGGCGGTGTGCTGAAGTCCTCCAAGAACGCTGAAGCCGCCCAGGCCTTCCTGAAGTTCATCACCGGCAAGAAGGGCCAGGAAGTGCTGCAGAAGGGCACCTCCTTCGAATACGCCGTCGGTTCGGACGTCCCGTCCAACGACAAGCTGGTGCCGCTCAAGGACCTCCAGGCACCCACCGTGGATCCGGCCAAGCTCAATTCCGCCAAGGTCACCGAACTGATGACCCAGGCAGGACTGCTGTAA
- a CDS encoding glycoside hydrolase family 76 protein, which translates to MTRPDASAPNWSFRADEAARSVTRLFGQRLFFLPGTHIAAVLRPSRRLKSLSRPWHYWWQAHYLDCLVDAGRRELGTPGHPGGKFDGENRPSAGRLASRLVTGIRLRNFLTVVNDYYDDMAWLALATLRLDKLAEDSRNRAGRERNAKVLQSLTLQFDAGSTDDLGGGTFWSKKRDFKNTPATAPVALYYARTGHAAKAQALVDWLDARLYEPGQGLYGDGLRISGAGDVLLEETIYTYNQGPILGALLELGGGANLERAAALVDAVARSLTQEAPLLGRSAAVLRCEGTGDGGLFTGILTRYLALAALDARLPDSTRATAAALVNDTAEALWEGRRILPPQDLLARGGSHLVFSDRTEAPARRSYPEGAAVELSTQLQAWMVLEAAAAIAAAPAPAS; encoded by the coding sequence ATGACCCGACCCGACGCTTCCGCCCCCAACTGGTCCTTCCGCGCCGACGAGGCCGCCCGCTCGGTGACCAGGCTCTTCGGGCAGCGGCTCTTCTTCCTGCCGGGAACCCACATCGCCGCGGTCCTCCGGCCCTCGCGCCGGCTCAAAAGCCTCTCCCGCCCCTGGCACTACTGGTGGCAGGCGCACTACCTGGACTGCCTCGTGGACGCCGGGCGCCGGGAGTTGGGGACGCCGGGGCATCCCGGCGGCAAGTTCGACGGCGAAAACCGGCCCAGCGCCGGCCGGCTCGCCTCCCGGCTGGTCACCGGCATCCGGCTGCGCAATTTCCTGACGGTGGTCAACGACTACTACGACGACATGGCCTGGCTGGCCCTGGCGACGCTGCGGCTGGACAAACTCGCCGAAGACAGCCGCAACCGCGCCGGCAGGGAGCGCAACGCCAAGGTCCTGCAGAGCCTGACGCTGCAGTTCGACGCCGGGTCCACGGACGACCTCGGCGGCGGCACGTTCTGGAGCAAGAAGCGCGATTTCAAGAACACGCCGGCCACCGCGCCGGTGGCCCTGTACTACGCGCGGACGGGCCACGCGGCGAAGGCCCAGGCCCTCGTCGACTGGCTGGACGCGCGCCTCTACGAACCCGGGCAGGGCCTGTACGGGGACGGCCTGCGGATTTCAGGCGCCGGCGATGTCCTGCTGGAGGAGACCATCTACACCTACAACCAGGGCCCGATCCTCGGCGCGCTGCTGGAACTCGGGGGCGGGGCGAACCTCGAGCGCGCGGCCGCCCTCGTGGACGCCGTGGCACGCAGCCTCACGCAGGAGGCGCCGCTCCTTGGCCGCAGCGCCGCCGTTCTGCGCTGCGAGGGCACCGGCGACGGCGGCCTCTTCACCGGCATTCTGACCCGCTACCTCGCCCTCGCCGCCCTCGACGCGCGCCTGCCGGACAGCACCCGGGCCACGGCGGCGGCCCTCGTGAACGACACCGCCGAGGCACTCTGGGAAGGCCGGCGGATCCTTCCGCCGCAGGACCTCCTGGCCCGCGGCGGCAGCCACCTGGTCTTCTCGGACCGGACCGAGGCGCCGGCACGCCGCAGCTACCCGGAGGGCGCCGCCGTCGAACTGTCCACCCAGCTGCAGGCCTGGATGGTCCTGGAGGCGGCCGCGGCGATCGCCGCCGCCCCGGCACCGGCTTCCTAA